One genomic window of Paenibacillus xylanilyticus includes the following:
- a CDS encoding extracellular solute-binding protein, producing MRRRLTQKFVPIVLSMAMLVVAGCSSNTSNSGSGSAEGNSGIPIVKVFKSHMGIGSMPAADDPHVKYVAEKTGVQYELITTPPGSEPSEYLNLMIASDELPDILRPIGGVEQTLIQQGGALPLDDLLPEYAPHVWESIPQEAWDIVRSASPDGKIYYVPKVFLVPERAPLIRKDWLDKVGMEMPATVDEYVEVLKAFRDKDPNGNGKADELPTSGREFGRWMDHLFAMYGVAMWEGYPEWDEYNGKIQYAGTTDNMREAIKFIRMLYEEKLLDNETFLNKGEVWQAKINNNLVGSWYHLPANVRDRLNAMQTQAPDAYIAAMPLPKAEGFEAFVTQKSMGEPEWMIPAVKQDNAPNALKLLDFFYNPENDEFVRFGLEGEQHEVKDGRKVILPPADNKPLALGMKNLTTAEDMNKRIEETYPEDQQQMVKDMFVVSTADARQIAGDGLPASVYEGFPDIQSHKLFQEVLTKIVIGELPLEAYDEYVKKWNASGGEVVTQRVQEWYEKVKK from the coding sequence ATGAGAAGACGACTGACCCAAAAGTTTGTACCGATTGTGCTCAGTATGGCCATGCTTGTAGTCGCCGGCTGCAGTTCCAACACCAGCAATTCAGGGAGTGGTTCTGCTGAAGGGAACTCCGGTATTCCAATCGTAAAAGTATTCAAGAGTCATATGGGCATCGGGAGCATGCCCGCAGCTGACGATCCACACGTGAAATATGTCGCTGAGAAGACGGGCGTCCAATACGAGCTGATTACGACGCCTCCCGGCTCGGAACCCTCGGAATATCTGAACCTGATGATCGCTTCCGATGAGCTGCCGGATATTTTGCGCCCGATCGGAGGCGTTGAACAAACACTGATCCAACAAGGAGGAGCCTTGCCCCTGGATGATTTGCTCCCTGAATACGCTCCACATGTCTGGGAAAGTATCCCCCAGGAAGCTTGGGATATTGTTCGCTCAGCTTCTCCCGACGGCAAAATTTATTATGTACCTAAAGTATTCCTCGTCCCGGAACGGGCACCTTTGATCCGGAAGGATTGGCTGGATAAGGTAGGCATGGAAATGCCAGCAACCGTTGATGAATATGTTGAAGTACTCAAAGCCTTCCGTGACAAGGACCCGAACGGCAATGGCAAAGCAGATGAACTGCCCACGAGCGGAAGGGAATTCGGGAGGTGGATGGACCATCTGTTTGCCATGTACGGAGTCGCCATGTGGGAAGGATATCCGGAATGGGACGAATACAACGGCAAGATTCAGTATGCGGGGACAACGGATAACATGAGAGAAGCTATTAAATTCATCCGGATGTTATATGAAGAAAAACTGCTCGATAATGAAACGTTTTTGAACAAAGGGGAAGTATGGCAAGCCAAAATTAACAATAACCTGGTGGGCAGCTGGTACCACTTGCCGGCGAATGTGCGCGATCGACTTAATGCCATGCAGACACAGGCACCGGATGCTTATATCGCAGCGATGCCGCTGCCCAAAGCCGAAGGCTTCGAGGCGTTTGTGACGCAGAAGAGCATGGGTGAGCCGGAATGGATGATCCCGGCCGTGAAGCAGGATAATGCGCCAAATGCATTGAAGTTGCTGGATTTCTTTTACAACCCTGAAAATGATGAATTTGTCCGTTTCGGCCTGGAAGGGGAGCAGCATGAAGTCAAAGACGGACGCAAAGTTATTCTTCCGCCTGCCGACAACAAACCGCTTGCGTTGGGAATGAAGAATCTGACAACTGCAGAGGACATGAACAAACGTATTGAAGAGACGTATCCGGAGGACCAACAGCAAATGGTGAAAGATATGTTCGTTGTGAGCACAGCCGATGCCCGGCAAATTGCGGGTGATGGTCTCCCGGCTTCCGTGTATGAAGGGTTTCCTGATATTCAGTCACATAAGCTGTTTCAGGAAGTGTTGACCAAGATCGTTATTGGTGAGCTGCCTCTGGAGGCTTATGATGAATACGTGAAAAAGTGGAATGCCTCAGGAGGCGAAGTGGTCACCCAGCGGGTCCAGGAATGGTATGAGAAGGTGAAAAAGTGA
- a CDS encoding glycoside hydrolase family 88/105 protein gives MSAKIADTLVSECRDGNHPKIAGKWGYVAGMTLLALERAAVWNSESRYRELVLHHMDGLIDKDGTIRNYQLEDYNLDMINEGKNLFFMWKHTGDEKYRQAILRLVDQLKGQPRTSEGGFWHKKIYPFQMWLDGIYMSSPFLAEYGRVFDHRESFDEVAHQILLIERKTRDPRTGLLHHAWDESREQRWCDQDTGQSFHVWGRAMGWYAMAILDALEHFPMDHPQRGQIMGIFERMAYAIARAQDQESGLWYQVMDQNGREGNYLEASASCMLTYALAKGQRLHYLAELDRKVVDQAYAGILRHLVTEDEQGVHLHRICHGAGLGGKKYRDGSYAYYISEQIVSDAQMGVAPFLLASIEMEMRGAGKA, from the coding sequence ATGTCTGCCAAAATTGCGGATACGCTGGTCTCCGAATGTCGGGATGGAAACCACCCCAAAATTGCCGGGAAATGGGGGTACGTTGCCGGAATGACGCTTCTGGCCCTCGAACGTGCGGCGGTATGGAACAGTGAATCTCGATATCGTGAACTGGTTCTCCATCATATGGACGGCCTGATCGATAAAGATGGTACCATCCGAAACTACCAGCTTGAGGATTATAACCTGGACATGATCAATGAAGGCAAAAATCTCTTTTTTATGTGGAAGCATACGGGGGATGAGAAATACCGTCAAGCCATCCTGCGACTGGTCGACCAGCTGAAAGGGCAGCCTCGAACCAGTGAGGGCGGATTCTGGCACAAAAAAATATATCCATTCCAGATGTGGCTTGATGGGATCTATATGTCTTCTCCGTTTCTGGCCGAGTATGGGCGTGTGTTCGATCACCGTGAGAGCTTCGATGAAGTCGCGCATCAGATCCTGCTAATTGAGCGGAAGACCCGGGATCCGCGAACGGGTCTGCTGCATCATGCATGGGATGAGAGCAGGGAACAGCGCTGGTGTGACCAAGACACGGGTCAATCGTTCCATGTCTGGGGCAGGGCGATGGGGTGGTATGCGATGGCTATATTGGATGCATTGGAGCATTTTCCAATGGATCATCCCCAGCGCGGCCAGATCATGGGCATCTTCGAGAGAATGGCCTATGCAATCGCCCGTGCCCAGGATCAGGAGAGCGGGCTGTGGTATCAAGTCATGGACCAGAACGGCAGGGAAGGCAACTATTTGGAAGCATCGGCTTCGTGTATGCTGACCTACGCCCTCGCCAAGGGTCAGCGTCTGCATTATTTGGCTGAACTGGATCGCAAAGTTGTTGATCAGGCGTATGCCGGTATTCTCCGTCACTTGGTCACGGAGGATGAACAGGGGGTACACCTGCACCGCATTTGTCATGGGGCTGGACTTGGAGGCAAGAAATATCGTGACGGTTCTTATGCTTACTATATAAGCGAACAGATCGTCAGCGATGCCCAAATGGGAGTAGCGCCATTCCTGCTGGCCAGTATTGAAATGGAGATGCGGGGAGCAGGGAAAGCGTGA
- a CDS encoding glycosyl hydrolase family 95 catalytic domain-containing protein, whose protein sequence is MKKSIGSQAGRPDKNKMILKYPASWWKGMWREALPSGNGIMGASVRGGIHQEVILLQHGELWHWGKKDELPDVSHTLQETRRLMDAGEFSEASWHLTRAVQAEAYASQLSSRFPLAELTLTMHCDKAFHHYRRELDMETGEVHVCWEEGERQISRSLFVSRADDCVVYRIHAEILSRSDSVQVRETGSKLVISGSVGLQFPPGDRERDDEEFKELKMSVTARTDEDEQYVFYGGRNDDGQDYGAVMRLICVGDELGAGMMASRMPLHFPGKGVDISDKEQRNDSGKQAIHAALPFETSGDVLVLVKMFVTGKREEEWVRLKQELAGLEADYNSIRSRHKELHQPLFYSAELDLDDTADDGRSNEELLLDAYEGEAPLGLIRKMWAYGRYLFISGTSEEGNMPFGLYGLWGGDYRLIWGHHMANENVQMMYWHSGVGGLSRMNLSLFRYYTGLMDVFKENARKLYGCRGIYIPAGTTPGIGIPNQIVPVIMNWTGAAGWLARHYYEHFWYTGDMQFLREQALPFMREALQFYEDFLVLDEEGLYKIYPSVSPENTPQNFMPQDGKQLAHPMPTAINATMDVAIIKELLQHTIQASRIIGVDSSKISEWEGILERLPSYMLNKEGAVKEWLHPAFEDRQDHRHLSHLYPIFPGQEFSREEEPLLFEAFEKAVHHRKLGAQSGWSLAHMSSIYARLGDGERALCSLDHLARSCVLSNGFTIHNDWRNMGICLTLDAAPVQLDANMGWVNAVQEMLLQVSPQRIKLLPALPARMLRGELHNWRIPGGALSLAWDRKSGTFQAEIAATRRISSKVQLPDWIDISLCKQHGNKNFKSISMGNGAFLLHLEEGERWSVKLNTV, encoded by the coding sequence GTGAAGAAATCTATCGGATCTCAAGCGGGCAGACCCGACAAAAACAAAATGATTCTCAAGTATCCCGCTTCATGGTGGAAGGGGATGTGGCGGGAGGCGCTTCCTTCCGGTAATGGAATAATGGGTGCCTCTGTGCGAGGTGGTATACATCAAGAAGTGATTTTACTGCAGCATGGTGAACTATGGCATTGGGGAAAAAAAGATGAACTCCCTGACGTCAGTCACACATTGCAGGAGACCCGGAGACTTATGGACGCTGGGGAATTTTCGGAGGCAAGCTGGCATCTGACCCGTGCCGTGCAAGCAGAAGCATATGCTTCCCAATTGTCCTCCCGGTTTCCTCTTGCTGAACTGACACTCACCATGCATTGTGACAAGGCTTTTCACCATTATCGCAGGGAACTGGATATGGAAACGGGAGAAGTTCATGTCTGTTGGGAGGAAGGGGAGCGACAGATTTCAAGAAGTCTTTTTGTCTCTCGTGCAGATGATTGTGTTGTGTACAGAATACACGCTGAAATACTGAGCAGGAGCGATTCGGTACAGGTACGGGAAACCGGAAGTAAGCTAGTCATATCGGGAAGTGTGGGTCTTCAATTTCCGCCGGGTGACCGTGAGCGGGATGATGAAGAGTTTAAGGAATTGAAAATGTCCGTTACGGCCAGAACGGATGAAGATGAGCAATATGTTTTTTATGGTGGCAGAAATGACGATGGGCAGGATTATGGTGCTGTCATGCGGCTAATCTGTGTGGGAGATGAACTTGGGGCTGGAATGATGGCTTCCCGTATGCCATTACATTTCCCGGGAAAAGGGGTTGACATTTCAGACAAAGAACAGCGAAATGACAGCGGGAAACAAGCAATTCACGCAGCACTCCCGTTTGAAACGTCAGGCGATGTGCTCGTTCTCGTAAAAATGTTTGTTACAGGCAAGCGAGAAGAGGAATGGGTACGGCTGAAGCAGGAGCTGGCAGGACTAGAGGCTGATTATAATTCAATACGATCCAGACATAAGGAGCTTCATCAGCCCTTGTTTTACTCCGCAGAGCTTGATCTGGATGATACGGCTGATGACGGGCGCAGTAATGAGGAGCTTCTGTTAGATGCCTATGAAGGCGAAGCTCCCTTGGGATTGATTCGGAAGATGTGGGCGTATGGTCGATATTTATTCATTAGCGGAACCTCTGAGGAAGGCAATATGCCTTTTGGGCTTTACGGGCTGTGGGGAGGAGATTACCGATTAATCTGGGGTCATCACATGGCGAATGAAAATGTTCAGATGATGTATTGGCATTCGGGGGTTGGCGGATTATCCCGCATGAATCTGTCTTTATTTCGGTATTATACCGGTTTGATGGATGTCTTCAAGGAAAATGCACGCAAGCTCTATGGCTGTCGGGGGATCTACATCCCTGCTGGAACTACGCCTGGTATAGGCATCCCTAATCAGATTGTTCCTGTAATCATGAACTGGACCGGAGCAGCCGGGTGGCTGGCCAGACATTATTATGAACATTTTTGGTATACCGGTGATATGCAATTTCTGCGTGAGCAGGCGCTGCCCTTTATGAGAGAGGCATTACAGTTCTATGAAGATTTTCTGGTACTGGATGAAGAGGGCTTGTATAAGATATATCCGTCCGTTTCACCCGAGAATACACCGCAGAATTTCATGCCTCAGGATGGTAAACAGCTCGCACATCCCATGCCTACAGCCATTAATGCCACAATGGACGTCGCCATCATCAAGGAATTATTGCAGCATACCATACAAGCGAGTCGGATCATCGGTGTTGATAGCAGCAAAATATCAGAGTGGGAAGGCATACTTGAACGACTGCCTTCCTACATGTTGAATAAGGAGGGAGCTGTCAAGGAATGGCTTCATCCTGCGTTTGAGGATCGGCAAGATCATCGTCATCTGTCCCATCTATACCCTATTTTTCCTGGACAGGAATTCAGTAGGGAAGAGGAGCCACTACTATTCGAAGCCTTCGAGAAAGCAGTACACCACCGGAAACTTGGAGCACAGAGTGGGTGGTCCCTGGCTCATATGTCTTCAATCTATGCCCGGCTGGGCGACGGAGAACGGGCTCTGTGCAGCCTGGATCATCTCGCCCGTTCCTGTGTTCTATCTAACGGATTCACAATCCATAACGATTGGCGTAATATGGGAATTTGCCTGACGTTAGATGCAGCTCCAGTTCAGTTGGATGCGAATATGGGCTGGGTTAATGCCGTACAGGAAATGCTGCTTCAGGTCTCGCCTCAGCGGATCAAGCTGCTTCCGGCACTACCTGCCAGAATGCTGCGTGGAGAGCTGCACAATTGGCGTATACCCGGAGGAGCTCTGTCACTAGCATGGGACCGCAAGTCAGGGACATTTCAAGCCGAGATAGCTGCCACTCGGCGAATATCCTCGAAAGTTCAGCTCCCTGACTGGATCGATATCTCTTTGTGTAAACAGCACGGAAATAAGAATTTTAAATCAATCTCCATGGGGAACGGTGCATTCCTGCTTCATTTAGAAGAGGGGGAAAGGTGGTCAGTGAAATTGAACACGGTGTAA
- a CDS encoding glycoside hydrolase family 65: MNRKTIVTRNHPVLTQLQPRSPLSVGNGEFAFSADFTGLQTFPEAYEIPLGSQSNWGWHYTGGHEVFSDQDIVYQSFETYGRKVAYPMKPENREEAYHWLRQNPHRLQLGRLAFRILKEDGEEADTSHVNPVRQELNLWTGTIHSEFTVNGVKVQVETACDPEKDGIGIRVHSELIRKGRLHLFLIFPCPDMTHRSWSKSVFPDWEQDSRHRTELVAKDSISASLKRILDEDEYGVRWIWDKGSLEQTGAHEFTLIPEAMEHSDSWSCSVAFAASSPSVQPAEAVFHASSVHWERFWNSGAAMDLSGSKDPRAEELERRIVLSQFLCAIHSGGSMPPQETGYMYNSWFGKMHLEMHWWHASHFPLWDRTQLLRKSMDWYIAILPKACELARSQGYAGARWPKMVGYNGEQSPSPVAPGLIWQQPHPMALAEMCYLAEPERAVLERYKDIVFEAADFMVSFAHWDAEKEAYVLGPPLIPAQENHAMSESLNPPYELEYWKFGLEIAAMWAERLEQPANPEWKKVAAHMASPMHENGVYLAHENCPDTFTAKNHDHPSMLGALGLLPGTLIDDKIMKNTLLKVKECWDWESAWGWDFPMCAMTAARLGEPELAVDFLLMDATKNTYLPNGHNYQRPGLWAYLPGNGGLLTAVAMMAAGWSGEEGRNNPGFPQDGSWSVQWEGLHPLT, from the coding sequence ATGAACCGTAAAACGATTGTCACTCGAAACCATCCGGTATTGACCCAGCTTCAGCCCAGGTCTCCTTTGTCTGTTGGCAACGGCGAATTTGCGTTCAGTGCTGATTTTACCGGCCTTCAGACCTTTCCGGAAGCATACGAAATTCCTCTTGGCTCGCAGTCCAATTGGGGATGGCATTATACCGGAGGGCATGAGGTATTTAGCGATCAGGATATCGTCTACCAGTCGTTTGAAACGTATGGACGGAAGGTGGCGTACCCCATGAAACCTGAGAACCGAGAAGAGGCGTATCACTGGCTGCGGCAGAATCCGCATCGTCTTCAACTGGGACGCCTTGCGTTTCGGATACTAAAAGAAGATGGAGAAGAAGCAGATACGTCACATGTGAATCCGGTACGACAGGAATTAAATCTGTGGACAGGTACAATTCACAGTGAGTTCACCGTAAATGGGGTCAAGGTTCAGGTGGAGACTGCCTGTGATCCGGAGAAGGATGGCATCGGCATTCGTGTACATTCAGAATTAATCCGCAAGGGACGTCTGCATTTGTTCCTTATTTTCCCCTGTCCGGATATGACGCATCGAAGCTGGTCCAAGTCCGTATTTCCTGATTGGGAACAGGACAGCAGACATCGCACCGAGCTAGTGGCGAAGGATTCGATCTCAGCTTCACTCAAACGGATCTTGGATGAAGACGAATATGGTGTGAGGTGGATCTGGGACAAGGGGAGTCTGGAGCAGACCGGAGCACATGAGTTTACGCTTATTCCTGAGGCAATGGAGCATTCAGATAGCTGGTCTTGCAGTGTTGCTTTTGCTGCGTCGAGCCCATCTGTTCAACCAGCTGAGGCCGTATTCCACGCCAGCTCGGTCCACTGGGAGCGATTCTGGAACAGTGGAGCAGCTATGGATCTATCCGGCAGTAAAGATCCCCGAGCAGAAGAACTGGAGCGACGAATTGTACTGTCCCAGTTCCTGTGTGCCATACACAGTGGCGGCTCCATGCCGCCTCAGGAAACGGGCTACATGTATAATAGCTGGTTCGGTAAAATGCATCTGGAAATGCACTGGTGGCATGCCTCACATTTTCCTCTATGGGATCGTACACAGCTGCTTCGCAAAAGTATGGATTGGTATATCGCCATTTTGCCCAAGGCTTGTGAACTGGCACGTTCACAGGGATATGCAGGCGCACGCTGGCCCAAAATGGTTGGGTATAACGGTGAGCAGAGCCCTTCACCGGTTGCACCAGGGTTAATCTGGCAGCAGCCTCATCCGATGGCACTTGCCGAGATGTGTTATTTGGCGGAGCCTGAAAGGGCTGTATTGGAAAGGTATAAGGACATCGTATTCGAGGCAGCTGACTTTATGGTTTCCTTTGCCCACTGGGATGCAGAAAAAGAGGCATATGTACTCGGTCCGCCGTTGATTCCGGCTCAGGAAAATCATGCCATGAGTGAAAGTCTGAATCCGCCATATGAGCTGGAATACTGGAAATTCGGCTTGGAAATCGCCGCTATGTGGGCAGAGCGGCTGGAGCAGCCTGCGAATCCGGAATGGAAGAAGGTTGCGGCTCATATGGCAAGTCCTATGCATGAGAATGGAGTGTATCTTGCGCACGAGAATTGTCCTGACACATTTACGGCCAAAAACCATGATCATCCTTCCATGCTCGGAGCGCTCGGCCTGCTTCCCGGAACGCTGATTGACGACAAAATTATGAAAAATACACTTCTCAAAGTGAAAGAATGCTGGGATTGGGAATCCGCATGGGGGTGGGACTTTCCGATGTGTGCGATGACTGCAGCAAGGTTGGGTGAACCTGAGCTGGCCGTTGACTTTTTATTGATGGATGCCACCAAAAACACCTATTTGCCCAATGGACATAATTATCAAAGGCCAGGATTATGGGCGTATCTGCCTGGAAATGGTGGACTGTTAACTGCAGTAGCGATGATGGCTGCCGGATGGAGTGGTGAGGAAGGCAGGAACAATCCGGGATTTCCGCAGGACGGGAGCTGGTCCGTTCAATGGGAGGGGCTGCACCCCCTGACCTGA
- a CDS encoding helix-turn-helix domain-containing protein: MTLSFLKWLKFNFTNSQTRLLLILTIVVFTIIIAVGMTTYYSAKSVLQQELSEPQHQMLRISMNDIDEVIRESDQIAVKIALNNHVFKFLTSEVQGSYRNITELVQYLETLTSSTPFIKSAYIYDVERESMVAFPQGYSSSKVNFPDSGWVGVAAELNDRPMLVKRRETAAGSGVPASQITLYRKIMLAGQLKGIIAINFKTDQIFKHMLLSSVSDLDNHRFILDANNKPLYDLGNYPIGEEAVDQVLATLEGEKLGEFKHEGQVLLASQTMSPYTGWRYLSIISQESLLSNAQKIRNIVFFVSLLALAAGAATIAFYNRAALRPVKRMRQLLSGYDHHRISPELIDLEKITGQLLTDHAQQAINLRQTLPEACSKFLTDIYAGHMTGYREIGEKWNRYFKEWSDRPLTMAMLSIDNYHAWCERFKKSDQSLLKFAIANIIAELLSGEWRLLPADLGRDRVIIMLQPLDPSRETDACTSIDEALKMIPKLLKFQVSAGISENHDGFKELQQAMQQADSALNFRLYRGYEQVIRFRDISGHEEHVRAEENELLSQLIETIEAGSGEEAIRLMEKTLHRMKSERWHPSSAIVFLESVAETLERIHMKRDPEACGFRISGMRTMNLESAWSLLRNEAEVLAAWYDSMQLRKDYIICQTMIAFMNDHLKDPVSIQDIAEHAGIGSSLASQLFKQEMNDTILGYFTKLRMDRACELLRETDYRISEIASMVGYQHENSFIRVYRKTKDITPGKYRERMRARRDSLLES; the protein is encoded by the coding sequence GTGACCCTTTCCTTTTTGAAGTGGTTAAAATTCAATTTCACCAATTCCCAGACCCGGCTGCTGCTTATTTTGACCATTGTAGTCTTCACAATTATTATCGCAGTAGGCATGACAACGTATTATTCGGCCAAGTCGGTATTACAACAAGAGCTCAGTGAACCGCAGCACCAGATGCTGCGCATCAGCATGAATGATATTGATGAAGTGATACGAGAAAGCGACCAGATCGCTGTGAAAATTGCACTGAATAACCATGTGTTTAAATTTCTCACGAGTGAGGTGCAGGGGTCATACCGCAATATCACCGAATTGGTACAGTATCTTGAAACCTTGACGAGCAGTACTCCTTTTATTAAAAGCGCTTACATTTATGATGTGGAAAGGGAAAGCATGGTCGCTTTTCCCCAGGGATATAGTTCAAGCAAAGTTAATTTTCCCGATTCGGGCTGGGTGGGTGTGGCTGCTGAATTAAATGACCGCCCCATGCTGGTAAAACGGCGGGAGACTGCTGCAGGTTCAGGAGTTCCTGCCTCCCAGATCACACTTTATCGCAAGATTATGCTGGCGGGTCAACTCAAAGGGATCATTGCCATCAATTTCAAAACGGATCAAATCTTCAAGCACATGCTTCTCTCTTCTGTCTCTGACCTTGATAATCATCGTTTCATTCTGGATGCCAACAATAAGCCATTATATGATCTTGGAAATTATCCAATAGGAGAGGAAGCGGTGGACCAGGTCCTCGCGACTCTGGAAGGCGAAAAGCTTGGTGAGTTCAAGCACGAGGGCCAAGTGCTGCTCGCTTCACAAACGATGTCCCCATATACAGGTTGGCGCTATCTTTCAATTATTTCCCAGGAAAGTTTACTGTCCAATGCCCAGAAGATTAGGAACATTGTATTCTTCGTTTCCCTGTTGGCACTTGCTGCAGGCGCCGCTACGATTGCTTTTTATAACAGAGCAGCCTTGAGACCGGTGAAACGGATGAGACAACTGCTTAGCGGATATGACCATCACCGTATCAGTCCAGAGTTGATTGATCTCGAGAAAATAACAGGACAACTGCTGACCGACCATGCACAGCAAGCCATTAATCTCAGACAAACACTTCCTGAAGCATGCTCCAAATTTCTGACCGATATCTATGCGGGACACATGACGGGTTACCGTGAAATTGGTGAAAAGTGGAATCGATACTTCAAAGAATGGAGTGATCGTCCACTGACAATGGCTATGTTGTCTATTGATAATTATCACGCATGGTGCGAAAGGTTTAAGAAGTCGGATCAATCCCTTCTGAAATTTGCCATTGCCAATATCATTGCAGAACTGCTGTCAGGAGAGTGGCGTCTCCTTCCTGCAGATCTGGGTAGGGACCGAGTCATCATCATGCTGCAACCGCTTGATCCCAGCAGAGAGACGGATGCATGCACATCAATTGATGAAGCGCTGAAAATGATTCCGAAACTGCTCAAGTTCCAGGTCTCCGCAGGCATAAGCGAGAACCACGATGGATTCAAGGAGCTTCAACAGGCGATGCAGCAAGCAGACAGCGCTCTGAATTTCAGGTTGTACCGCGGATATGAACAAGTGATACGGTTTAGGGACATCTCTGGTCACGAAGAACATGTACGTGCAGAGGAAAATGAACTCCTGTCCCAATTGATTGAAACGATCGAAGCTGGAAGTGGTGAAGAGGCCATCAGGCTCATGGAAAAAACACTTCACCGAATGAAGAGTGAACGGTGGCATCCGTCCTCGGCGATAGTATTTCTTGAATCTGTAGCGGAGACGCTGGAACGAATTCACATGAAACGGGATCCTGAGGCTTGTGGGTTCCGGATTTCCGGTATGCGGACGATGAATCTAGAGTCTGCATGGTCACTTCTGCGTAATGAGGCAGAAGTGCTCGCAGCATGGTATGACAGCATGCAGCTCAGGAAGGACTATATCATCTGCCAAACGATGATTGCTTTTATGAATGATCATCTGAAAGACCCGGTTAGCATACAGGACATTGCTGAGCATGCGGGTATCGGTTCGAGTTTGGCAAGTCAGCTGTTTAAGCAGGAAATGAACGACACCATTCTTGGTTACTTTACGAAGCTGCGTATGGACCGGGCTTGTGAGCTCCTGAGGGAAACCGACTACAGAATATCTGAGATCGCCTCCATGGTGGGATATCAGCATGAGAATAGTTTTATCCGTGTATACCGCAAAACCAAGGATATTACACCGGGGAAATACAGAGAGAGGATGCGGGCCCGCAGGGATTCCTTGTTGGAATCCTAG
- the tnpA gene encoding IS200/IS605 family transposase, which translates to MATKSYSLAHTKWMCKYHIVFTPKYRRKEIYNQVRRDLIEIFKRLCKYKGVEIIEGHMMPDHVNMLVAIPPKIAVSTFMGYLKGKSSLMIFEKHAQLKYKYGNRKFWAEGYYVSTVGLNEATVRKYIREQEAHDQAVDKLSVKEYEDPFSSNRSKKK; encoded by the coding sequence ATGGCAACCAAGAGCTACAGTCTAGCTCACACAAAGTGGATGTGCAAATACCATATTGTGTTCACCCCGAAGTATAGACGGAAAGAAATCTATAATCAAGTCAGAAGAGATTTAATCGAAATCTTCAAACGTTTGTGTAAATACAAAGGAGTAGAAATTATAGAAGGTCACATGATGCCCGATCATGTCAACATGTTGGTGGCCATTCCACCAAAAATTGCAGTCTCAACGTTCATGGGATATTTAAAGGGAAAAAGTTCGCTAATGATATTCGAAAAACATGCCCAGTTGAAGTATAAATACGGGAATCGGAAGTTTTGGGCAGAAGGGTACTATGTGAGTACAGTGGGTCTAAATGAAGCGACCGTAAGAAAGTATATTCGTGAGCAAGAAGCACATGATCAAGCGGTAGACAAGCTGAGTGTAAAAGAATATGAAGATCCATTTAGCAGTAACCGGAGCAAAAAGAAATAA